Proteins encoded in a region of the Bacillus sp. T3 genome:
- the ccpA gene encoding catabolite control protein A, producing MNITIYDVAREASVSMATVSRVVNGNPNVKPATRKKVLEVIERLGYRPNAVARGLASKKTTTVGVIIPDISSTFFADLARGIEDIATMYKYNIILSNSDQNIDKELHLINTMLGKQVDGIVFMSGNVTNQHVEEFEKSPVPIVLAGSIEETGKLPSVNIDYEQAAYDVTKSFIDKGHTHIAFVIGPLHEPINSVKKLAGYKRALAEAGIEYLEDLVVEGDDTYDSGIEAIDKLMEADTKPTAIFVGQDEMALGVVHGAEDKGYSIPEDFEIISSDNTRLTLMVRPQLTTVVQPLYDIGAVAMRLLTKLMNQEKMNETIIVLPHRIEERDSTRK from the coding sequence TTGAATATTACCATTTATGATGTTGCACGCGAAGCAAGTGTTTCAATGGCAACAGTATCAAGGGTTGTCAATGGCAATCCGAATGTAAAACCAGCAACAAGAAAAAAGGTACTCGAAGTAATTGAGCGCTTGGGCTATCGTCCAAATGCTGTTGCTCGTGGTTTAGCCAGCAAAAAAACGACTACTGTTGGTGTGATTATTCCCGATATTTCTAGTACGTTTTTTGCTGATTTAGCTCGAGGAATAGAAGATATTGCAACAATGTATAAATATAATATTATTCTAAGTAATTCCGATCAAAATATCGATAAGGAACTGCATCTAATCAATACGATGCTAGGGAAACAGGTAGACGGAATTGTGTTCATGTCTGGAAATGTAACCAATCAGCATGTAGAAGAATTTGAGAAATCACCTGTGCCAATTGTTCTTGCAGGTTCAATCGAGGAAACAGGAAAATTACCATCTGTTAATATTGATTATGAACAAGCGGCATATGATGTAACCAAATCATTTATCGATAAGGGCCATACCCATATTGCATTTGTCATTGGGCCGCTCCATGAACCAATTAATAGTGTGAAGAAATTAGCTGGTTATAAGCGTGCTTTGGCTGAAGCGGGAATCGAATATTTAGAGGATCTCGTTGTTGAAGGTGACGATACATATGACTCCGGTATTGAGGCTATCGATAAATTAATGGAGGCAGATACGAAGCCAACCGCAATTTTTGTAGGACAGGATGAAATGGCATTAGGTGTTGTTCATGGTGCTGAAGACAAAGGTTATTCTATCCCTGAGGACTTTGAAATTATTAGCTCAGATAACACAAGATTAACTTTAATGGTTCGTCCACAATTAACGACGGTTGTTCAGCCACTCTATGATATTGGTGCAGTTGCGATGCGTCTATTAACAAAACTTATGAATCAAGAAAAAATGAATGAGACAATTATCGTTCTTCCACATCGAATTGAAGAGCGTGACTCAACAAGAAAATAA
- a CDS encoding bifunctional 3-deoxy-7-phosphoheptulonate synthase/chorismate mutase, whose product MSNLDQLRNRVDELNLQLLSLINERARLVQEIGRVKETQGVNRYDPVRERMMLDLIKENNDGPFQNSTIEHMFKQIFKAGLELQEDDHRKALLVSRKKKPENTIVDVKGVKIGDGTPHFVFGPCSVESYEQVAAVAAAVQAKGFKLLRGGAYKPRTSPYDFQGLGLEGLKILKRIGDEFGLATISEIVSPNDVETALDYIDVIQIGARNMQNFELLKAVGAVKKPVLLKRGLAATIEEFINAAEYIMSQGNDQIILCERGIRTYEKATRNTLDISAVPILKQETHLPVMVDVTHSTGRKDLLLPCAKAALAIGADGVMAEVHPDPAVALSDSAQQMDLKQFDAFLEGLKETPFVRL is encoded by the coding sequence ATGAGTAATCTAGATCAATTGCGAAACCGTGTCGATGAATTAAACTTACAATTACTTTCATTAATTAATGAAAGAGCTAGACTCGTACAGGAAATCGGTCGAGTTAAAGAAACTCAAGGTGTTAATCGCTATGATCCAGTTCGTGAACGGATGATGCTTGATTTAATTAAAGAAAATAATGATGGCCCATTCCAAAATTCAACGATTGAGCATATGTTTAAGCAAATCTTCAAAGCCGGTTTAGAGCTTCAAGAAGATGATCACCGTAAAGCTTTGTTAGTGTCTCGTAAGAAAAAACCAGAAAATACAATTGTTGATGTTAAAGGCGTGAAAATTGGCGATGGCACTCCACACTTTGTATTTGGTCCATGTTCTGTTGAATCGTATGAGCAGGTTGCAGCTGTAGCTGCTGCCGTGCAAGCAAAGGGCTTTAAACTGTTGCGCGGTGGTGCCTACAAACCAAGAACCTCTCCATATGATTTCCAAGGCCTTGGCTTAGAAGGATTGAAGATTCTTAAACGCATCGGAGATGAATTCGGGCTAGCGACTATCAGCGAAATTGTTAGTCCAAATGATGTTGAAACGGCCCTTGATTACATCGATGTGATTCAAATCGGTGCCCGTAATATGCAAAACTTTGAGCTTCTAAAAGCAGTAGGTGCGGTGAAAAAGCCAGTTCTATTAAAACGTGGTTTAGCTGCAACAATTGAAGAATTTATCAATGCTGCTGAATATATAATGTCACAGGGAAATGACCAAATTATTCTTTGTGAACGTGGAATTCGTACTTATGAAAAAGCGACAAGAAATACTTTAGATATTTCTGCAGTGCCAATTTTAAAACAAGAAACACATTTACCTGTAATGGTTGATGTTACTCATTCTACAGGACGCAAAGATTTGTTACTGCCATGTGCAAAAGCTGCATTAGCAATTGGTGCTGATGGTGTGATGGCTGAGGTACATCCAGATCCAGCTGTTGCTTTATCAGATTCCGCTCAGCAAATGGATTTAAAACAATTTGATGCATTCCTTGAAGGTTTAAAGGAAACGCCATTTGTTCGACTTTAA
- a CDS encoding acetoin utilization protein AcuC — protein MMTDSVFIFSQDLLKYKFNSHHPFNQQRLELTLDLLNNISAINESQIVLPRMATEEELLLIHDPSYVDAVKLASHGQLPASVADNYGLGTEDTPIFPNMHEASSFLVGGTLTAVDYVMSGKANHALNLGGGLHHGFRGRASGFCIYNDSSVAIKYMQEKYHARVLYVDTDAHHGDGVQWSFYDDPNVCTLSIHETGRYLFPGTGNVSERGQGKGYGTKFNIPLDAFTEDESWIDAYTVALQEVADFFKPDVILTQNGADSHYFDPLTHLSTTIKIYREIPKLAHKIAHEFCDGRWIAVGGGGYDIWRVVPRAWALIWLEMTENSNCSGALPSNWIDKWQPLSPVGLPRQWDDPQDLYPPIPRKGEITEKNAQTVAKALYPIRSQKKSVL, from the coding sequence ATCATGACCGACTCAGTCTTTATTTTTTCACAGGATTTATTAAAATATAAATTTAATAGTCATCATCCTTTTAATCAGCAACGTCTGGAGCTTACACTTGATTTACTGAATAATATTAGTGCGATTAACGAGAGTCAAATCGTTTTACCACGAATGGCAACTGAGGAGGAGCTTCTACTCATCCATGACCCCAGCTATGTTGATGCAGTGAAATTAGCAAGTCACGGTCAGTTACCAGCAAGTGTTGCTGATAATTATGGACTTGGTACCGAGGATACGCCTATTTTTCCAAATATGCACGAAGCAAGCTCATTCTTGGTAGGTGGCACTTTAACTGCGGTAGATTATGTTATGTCTGGGAAAGCAAATCATGCACTTAATCTTGGTGGTGGTTTACATCATGGCTTTCGCGGGAGGGCCTCAGGATTTTGTATTTACAATGATAGCTCTGTCGCCATCAAATATATGCAAGAAAAATATCATGCAAGGGTTCTATATGTAGATACAGATGCCCATCATGGCGATGGAGTTCAATGGTCCTTCTATGATGACCCAAATGTTTGTACTCTTTCCATTCATGAAACGGGACGATATTTATTTCCTGGAACTGGAAATGTAAGTGAGCGTGGTCAAGGAAAAGGCTATGGGACAAAATTTAATATCCCACTAGATGCCTTTACCGAAGATGAATCATGGATTGATGCTTATACAGTTGCCTTACAGGAGGTTGCAGATTTTTTTAAGCCTGATGTAATCCTAACGCAAAATGGGGCAGATTCTCATTATTTTGACCCACTTACTCATTTATCCACAACAATAAAAATATACCGTGAAATTCCAAAGCTTGCTCATAAAATTGCTCACGAGTTTTGCGATGGAAGATGGATAGCCGTTGGTGGAGGCGGATACGATATTTGGCGAGTAGTCCCAAGGGCATGGGCGCTCATCTGGCTCGAAATGACAGAAAACTCGAATTGTTCTGGCGCTTTACCGAGCAATTGGATTGATAAATGGCAGCCTTTATCACCCGTTGGACTTCCACGACAATGGGATGATCCACAGGATTTATATCCCCCTATCCCAAGAAAAGGGGAAATAACAGAAAAAAACGCCCAAACAGTTGCAAAAGCACTGTACCCAATTCGAAGTCAGAAAAAATCAGTCTTATAA
- a CDS encoding N-acetyltransferase, translated as MEHKKTYYSTELITPDGTVIVEGPVSPEKLSQYEFHQDLTAFRPANKQHQAIIEIAQLPEGRIIIARHQNMIVGYATFLYPDPLERWSEGKMDNLIELGAIEIIPQFRGYHVGKQILIVSMMDDALEDYIVITTEYYWHWDLRRTGLNVWEYRKIMEKMMNAGGLQWFATDDPEISSHPANCLMAKIGKRVNQESIEKFDRLRFLNRYMF; from the coding sequence ATGGAGCATAAAAAAACGTACTATTCAACAGAATTGATAACTCCCGATGGAACAGTCATTGTTGAAGGGCCTGTTTCACCTGAAAAATTGTCTCAATATGAATTCCATCAAGATTTAACTGCGTTTCGCCCCGCAAACAAGCAGCACCAAGCAATCATTGAAATCGCCCAATTGCCAGAAGGAAGAATAATTATTGCCCGTCACCAAAACATGATTGTGGGATATGCAACCTTCCTTTATCCCGATCCATTAGAACGCTGGTCAGAAGGAAAAATGGACAATTTAATCGAGCTCGGAGCTATCGAAATCATTCCTCAATTCCGAGGCTATCATGTTGGAAAGCAAATTTTGATCGTCTCGATGATGGATGATGCGCTGGAGGACTATATTGTCATCACAACTGAATATTATTGGCATTGGGATCTGCGGCGAACAGGCCTGAATGTATGGGAATACAGAAAGATTATGGAAAAAATGATGAATGCCGGAGGACTTCAGTGGTTTGCAACAGACGACCCTGAAATAAGCTCCCATCCTGCCAATTGTTTAATGGCAAAAATCGGCAAACGAGTCAATCAAGAATCGATTGAAAAGTTCGATAGACTTCGGTTTTTGAATCGCTATATGTTTTAA
- a CDS encoding acetoin utilization AcuB family protein, which translates to MIVEEIMKTNVATLTTQNNIADAIQLMGEKKIRHIPIVNEQQNVVGLITDRDIRDANPSTFYAEEHRDILQKPLHTIMQTNIITGHPLDFVEEIAAVFYEHHISCLPIVKENKLAGIITETDLLRTLVELTGAHQPGSVIEVRVRNMTGVLSDVTNVIKKRNASIQSVLVYPDKKDENYKHLVIRLRTMNPMNIIEDLKAAGHTVLWPNLPGISS; encoded by the coding sequence GTGATTGTTGAGGAAATTATGAAAACTAATGTGGCAACATTAACAACTCAAAACAATATTGCAGATGCAATACAATTAATGGGGGAGAAAAAAATCCGTCATATTCCAATTGTTAATGAGCAACAAAATGTTGTTGGTCTAATTACCGATCGTGATATACGAGATGCAAATCCGTCCACCTTTTATGCAGAGGAGCACCGCGACATTTTGCAAAAGCCGTTACACACCATCATGCAAACCAATATTATAACAGGACACCCCCTCGACTTTGTAGAAGAGATTGCAGCGGTCTTTTATGAACACCATATAAGCTGCCTGCCAATCGTGAAGGAAAACAAGCTAGCGGGGATCATTACAGAAACAGACCTGTTAAGAACATTAGTCGAGCTAACTGGTGCACATCAACCTGGTTCTGTCATAGAGGTTAGAGTTCGCAACATGACAGGTGTGCTCAGTGATGTGACAAATGTAATCAAAAAAAGAAATGCCAGTATTCAAAGTGTACTTGTATATCCAGACAAAAAGGATGAAAACTACAAACATTTAGTAATTAGACTTCGAACTATGAACCCGATGAATATTATCGAAGATCTAAAGGCAGCTGGTCATACCGTTTTATGGCCAAACCTTCCGGGGATTTCATCATGA